Sequence from the Macaca fascicularis isolate 582-1 chromosome 16, T2T-MFA8v1.1 genome:
gcgcctgccacctcgcccggctagtttttttgtattttttagtagagacggggattcaccgtattagccaggatagtatcgatctcctgacctcgtgattcgcctgtctcggcctcccaaagtgctgggattacaggcttgagccaccacgcctggcccttccttccttccttccttccttccttccttccttccttccttccttccttccttccttccttccttccttccttcctctctctctctctttctctctctttctctctttctttctttctttccgtctttctttctttctttccgtctttctttctttctttcttttctttctttctttctttctttctttccgtctttctttctttctttccgtctttctttctttctttggagatggagtctcattctgttgtccaggctggagtgcagtggcatgatcttgcctcactgcaacctccacttcctgggttcaagtaattctcctgcctcagcctctctagtagctgggtttacaggcaccctccactaTGGCAgactaagttttgtacttttttattagagatggggttcactatgttggccaggctagtctcaaactcttgactttaggtgatccaccctctctggcctcccaaagtcctgagattactggcatgagccaccgctcctaaCCCAGTTATTTCAGCTTCTAAATCCCTCTGAGTGCAGGGATCCTGCCCCCAACACAAGGGGATCTTTGCCTCATTTTGTCTTTCCATAAGGGGCAGATTGTTCTTTATTCCCAGGTGAGAATAGCGCAGTGGCATGGGGTGCCTTGTGGAAACCTCACAACAGGACAAGGCGAAGGCAGAGAAAGCCAGGACTGAGCCTCCTGTCTCCTGGTGCCCAGGGTTGGGGTTGTTTCACTGTCATCTGGAGGTCACAAGCATCAGATGCCCCCAGAGATGAGAGCAGGAAAGAACATCCTCACGGGCACTGAAATCATGCCCCGCTGAATTTAAGAGCATCTAGCACTTGACGCTGTAGAAACACAAGCAAGGAAACAAGGAAACGTTTCTAGAAGTGGTTGACTGTGGTGTTGGCAACCAACATTGAAAACCCACAGCCCTGTGGCCCAGGATGTGAATGCTGTGGCCCTGCCATCTCCCCACTTTCAGAGCAGAAGACAGGGCTCCTTTTTCTGCCGTCATTCCCGAAGCATTACCCGACCAGCGCCCCAGACTCATCATCTACTGGGAGTGCACTGGGCTGTGGGCTGTTCTCCAGGCAGGGCTGCAGGAGGGTCCAAGAGCAGTGTCATCAATGGTACCAGCTCTGAGAAAGATGGGGCCAAGAGAGGGTGCACACACCACTTTCCCCATTCTCCTTCCAGCACCAGCAAAGAAGAGGAGCCAGGTGGGAACGGAGGAGGGTCCCTGAGCTCCACGTAGCTTCTGCCTCCCCCACCATCCTTTCTCCAATGTGAACTGGGACAGACGGCACCCCATGACAGGGTCTTTTAGCCAGTGCTGGGGACTTAGATGTGGATTTTCGGCCATGGAAGAAGTCTCCAGCTGCCCTTAGGAATGAGGGCAGCAGGGGCCCTAACTGGGGACCACTCCAGAACTGCGCAGGTGGGCACAGGGCTGGCGAGGCTCCCCAGACAGGTTACTGCCAGAAGCACGTGGGATCAGCCAGGGCAGGGGAGTGTCTCTTCTCACCTCTCCACTTCTGTTGACCCCAGAGTTATGGTGACTCAGAGGACTCCAGGGACCCCTGGGGAAACAACTTTACAAAGGGTTACCATGGCAACCATGGACCAGAGGGAAGAACTGAGGCCCACAGGTGTGGGTAGAAGTTCGTTATCCTTTTCTCTAGTCTCGATCTTCCCAGGGCCTTGAGCAATGGAGACCATGTCCATCATTCATTGCTAGTAAAAAATCAACTTTGAGGTAGACTTGGGATTTTCCTGACAGTCCTGGGAAGTGGCCCACTGTTGGGGCATCACTTGGGGCCAGATCCCTGGCTCCTGCAGGCTGAGAGACTACCCAACAAGAGCCTCCGCATGGCCAGTGGGGAGAGACTGGGCTTCGCACTTCTGGTATCAGCTTCAAAAGGCTCAGGATAggtcagatgcggtggctcacagctgtaatccttccactttgggaggccgaggcaggtggatcatgaggtcaggagttcaagaccatcctggccaagatggtgaaaccctgactctactaaaaatagaaaaattagccttgcGTGGTGGCACTGcccctgtaattctagctactggggaggctgagacacaagaattgcttgaacccgggaggcagaggttgccgtgagccaagactgcaccactgcactccagcctgggcgacagagtgagactgactttgtctccaaaaaaaaaaaaagaaacaaacaaaacaaaagaaaagtagaaaaatccCCATCTCTGAGTTCACCATTACCTAGCTCCTTATCCACTGAGATGCAAAAATGGGAAGCAGGGGCCCCAGGGCCACCAGGGACAGAGCAGCATTATCATTTAGTCTGAATCCATAAAAACAACCTAGGTTTCATCTCGGACTCCCTGCTCATAGGGAAGGTGGGAAAGAAGAGTTGGCAAAAAGCAGGGAGCTGCTAGTGCTCCCTCAGGAAGGAAAACTGTTGGGTGGAGTGGACAGCATTTgggtgaggggaggagagggagcagggtgtgaagggagggagggagtgtggTGCACTGAACTCGGCTGTTTGGGAAACTGTTTTTGTAGACAAGCCACGGTTAGAGGAACCCGTTGCTCTGGCAAACAGACCTCACTGGAAGGGATGGAACACATGCTCGCCTGTGTCCCAAAGGGAAACCCAGCTTCAGCCTTGGTGTGTACCCGGAATGGGGTGGTCGTTGACTTTGAAGTGCCACAGAAGGCAACCCAGAGCCACACCGGAACCTACTGCTGCACAGTCACTAACCAGCTGGGCTCTGTCAGCAAAGACATTGCTGTCATTTTTCAAGGTAACCTTTGCTGCCCTGCTGTCAGGCGCAGGATGGAAACCCCTTAGGGGTTTGGGATTCTTAACCAAATGTGAAAATCAGAAAGATTCTACTAGGTTGGGAAGAATGAGACTCAGAAGTGGGCCTGGTGGGCGATGGTGGGTGATCCTCGTACTTTGTGGCCTTCCTAACTCAATCTTCTGTGCTTGGACAGGACTGGATGAAAGAATCAGCTCTACCCTCTTTGTCGTTATTACCGTTGCCCTTGGAGTGGGTGTCATCACCATAGCACTGTATTTGAGCTATCGGCCCTGCAAAGTGGACCGGGGGAAATTGCTCTATAGACAGAAAGAGGAGGACAAAGAGGAAGAAAGCCAGTTTGCTGTTGAGGAAGAGAAAAGTACAACTCATATAATTGACAGCTATTTGATTGAATGAGACTTCTGCTACTGTGGTTTCCCAGGGAGAAGGgatagaggagaaaggaagaaacagaatggCAGGCTGCATTTCCCTTTGTGTTCTTCTGTCTGTAAAATAGTGTTTCAGGCCCCCATATCCCATGTGTCCAATATGTCCAGAAGctcacctttctctctctgtcaccttttttttttccaagatagagtctcgctcttgttacctaggctggagtgcaatgatgcgatcttggctcactgcaacttcagtcTCTCGGGttgaggtgattctcctgcctcagcctccccaggagctgggattacaggtgcacaccaccacagcaggctaatttttgtatttgtcttagaggtggggtttcaccatgttggccaggctggtctcatactcctgtcttcaagtgattcgcctaccatggcctcccaaagttctgggactacaggtgtgagccactgcgcccagccacctttCTCTTTTGATCTCACTCTAGTCATTAGGAATCTCAGTCtcaatgtttgatttttttttttttttttttttgagacggagtcttgctctgtcgcccaggctggagtgcagtggccggatctcagctcactgcaagctccgcctcccgggttcacgccattctcctgcctcagcctcccgagtagctgggactacaggcgcccgccaccgcgccccgctagttttttgtattttttagtagagacggggtttcaccgtgttagccaggatggtctcgatctcctgacctcgtgatccacccgtctcggcctcccaaagtgctgggattacaggcttgagccaccgcgcccggcccaatgtttgatttttaagaagGCCTCTTGTGCCTTGCCAGTTGCATCATCAGTCCACTCTTagatcttaaaaaacaaacaacaaaaaaagaatctgtcCTTTCCTCATGCTTCGCACTGCCCTTTTCTCTTAAACATCATACTAAAGTCAGGCACATCTTAGAAATGCAACTCATATTTCATGGTTTTCTGATTTCTAACTGGGAACTCAATTTGTAGTCCAGGGACAGGACTTTGAAGGGAGTAAGTATCAAATACGGGGCTAGGAGTCAGAGCTCTGTTCCCATCTCCACTTTTCCTTGCTCCCCTGACCTGGGCTTCTGGAGTGCCAGCTCCCAGAGATGAGCTTGTTGACATCATTAAGGATCAGTGGCAAGCTTCAACTCAGTAACCATCTGTTGTAGGTCTTGAGGGAGTATACAGATGGTAAGAAATTCCACTTTGGGCCGGACAAGCATCCTATCTAGCCCAGTGTTCTGTCTGTGAAGTAGAAGGTAGAGTTCTTCCATGGAATTGGCCTCATAGGTTAAGCACTCCAAACATCTCTGAATTCCTTTTGATAGAGAGATCAACTGTGAGTTCGCAtttgccagttttcttttttttacccaTATGGGTGTCTAGGTTAGAGTTCCAATGTTTACTCTCCCTTTTCATCTGTCTGCATATTTTCATCTGTCTGCAAACAATGTCCCTGAAGCTTCAAGAGGAATCCTCTTGTGAAAATGTTCATATGATTTTATGATTCAGCTTCCTTCCCTGTCTTTGGGAAAGAGTATATTCACCCTTGGAGAAGGCATGAGGAATCATAAAACCAGATCTTTTCTCCCAAATCAGTCAAGAAATGTTCACTGAAATGTTGCTgtggtaaaaataaaagtgattttgtGATACCAAATgcatttcccttcccttctgtgTCATTGCTGAAAGCTCTTATTATGTCAAATAGTTgcattttataacttttcttttttgtttttacatggagtcgcactgtgttgcccatgctggagtgccgtggcgtgatttCGGTTTGCGTCAACCTTCAAcctcagttcaagcaattctctgcctcagcctcgcaagtaacTGCAATTACAAGtgcttaccaccatgcccagctaactttttgtgtttttagtggagacagggtttcaccatcttggccaggctggtcttgaagtcctgaccttgtgatccacccaccttggcctcctaaagtgctgggattacaggtgtgagccaccgctcccggctgcATTTTATAACTTTAAGTACAATTTCAAAGGGAATAACACGGTGTTGATAGCATAAACAACCAGCCCAGGTTAGGGTGTGCATTAGCTCAGGGCAGCAGACTATTTTACCTGTTTCAAAAGTGAAAATCAGGCCAGcggcggtggctcacatctgcaatcccagcactttgggaggctgaggtgggcgaatcacttgagccctggagtttgcaaatagctggggcaacatggcaaaaccccatttcttaACCCACATCTAgtggcacgttcctgtagtcccagcacttgagagtctgaggtgggaggatcacttgagtgcggGAGGTGGAGGGTCGCAGCGAGTtgagatcatgcactgcactccagcctgggctacagagccagaccctgtcccaaaaacaaatcaaaggaaacaaaaacgaAAACTAGAGTTCAGATTTCCAGATAGAGAGAGGTGCATAGCTTTCCAAATAGCAGATACTAGCCAGAAAAAACGGTGGCATCAGACAGCAGAGGGAAAACATTTTCCCATTCTTCCCAGACCTCCTCTCAGTCTGGTGTTATAGATTAAGAGTAAAAATAACCCTTTGGTTTCATCACATGCAAGGCtgtggggatacagcagtgaacaaaacattgTCCCTGGCTTCCACAAATGTATTAGGAAAGCTATTTAGACAAATAAGTAGGAGATTACATTTGTGCATGAACTCCTATGACTGGGCAGACAGATTGTTATGAGAAAGCATAACTCggatcaaggaaggcttcctggagggacATGAAGTATCTTGACTTTGCAAAATAGCATCATCCCCGAACATGACCTTTTCAACCTGGATGTTTCCACTAGGTGGAGCTACTGCTCTCTCATCCTGTGAGTCTAATATAAATCATCCACTTTCCCAGAATTGAGCATTTGGGGAAGTAAGTTAAGAAGCAGGTTTCAGAGACAGGAGTATAGAGCCGCCCCATCCGGGGATCCACAGCCATTTCGGTGTCAGGATCAGCTGCATCAGGGCTGTAGTTATCCTGTATCTGCAAATGCTGCCTCATGGCCTCAGTGCCTTGAAGCAGAGCGAATccaaaaaggaagggaaaaatgagccaggcgtggtggtgtgcacctgtaatcccagctgctggggaggctgaggcaggagaatcgcttgaacccggggcgcggaggttgtagtgaactgagatggcggcattgcacttcagcctgggcaaccgagtgagactcccgtcttgaagaaaattaaagcaaaaacaaacaaacaaatacaaaacaaagcaaacaaaaccaaaaagggaggaagaagggggcCACTTGGACTTTCTAGTTCCAGCAGGGAGAGCCTGGAGGCTTAGCCGGCTGCTGCCTTTGCTTGTCACTGCCACAGGGTGTCAGTGTTGACAGATGGTCCCACACAGTACCATCAAACCAAGTGGGTCTGCAGATCTGGGTTCCCAGCTGCTGTGGATCTCTGAGGAGGAGGATCTGCTTCTTCGGGGCCTGGTCCAGCTGCGGGTGTCCTCTTGCTTGGGTTTCCAGGGTTCCAGTTCCTTCCTGAAGGATATTCCCCACCACCAGGGGTCAGGCGCCCCTTCTCTttgactctcttttttttttttttttttttggagaccgagtctcgctctgtctcccaggctggagttcagtggcgcgatctcggctcactgcaaattccacctcccggcttcaagcaattttcctgcctcagcctctggagtagctgggattacaggtgtgcgccatcacgcccggctaatttttgtgttactggtagagatagggtttcatcatgttggccttgttgttctcaaactcctgacctcaggtgatctgcccacctcccaaagtgctgggatttcaggctgagccaccatgcctggcttcactGATTCTTAAAGCAGGAAGGGTCTCACATTTCTCTTCCAGTATAATAGAGCTTCTGAGGGTAGCTGCCTTCATTGTCTATAGGAGGAGGCCCTAACCCCTAAATGGTTTTGATCATATTGTTTCTGAACATTATAACAATCAGCTTAGGCTTAAGTTACAGCTACCTTGATTATCTCCAGAGGAAGAGTGGCCTTTAATGCTCCAAAAGTTTAtcgtctttattattatttttgagacagaatcttgctcagCCAcccagctgcagtgcagtggcctgatcggCTCagtgcaactctgcctcctgggctggaatgattcttgtgcctcagtagctgggaatacaggtgtgtaccaccacacctggctaatttttatatatttagtagagatggggtgccaccatgttggccaggctggtctcgaacttctgacctcctcccgcctcagcctcccaaagtgctgagattacaggtgtgaactaccgtgcctggctgtttATCTTCTCAAGGATGGTCAGGGTGGCATTCTGGTGTCTTTCTCTCTAGACCCGAGAAAGCATAAGTTATATCTTTAGTGGGACTTCTTACCATAGGattaataatagtatttacctTAGAGAGTTATAGTTAGAAAGAAATGACCTAATACTTGTAATAAAGTAACATGGTACTGGAGACATGTGTTCACAtttgttggtttttattattacacTGATAATTCTGGTGGGAATTAAGCACATCATTATAATCACAGTAAACTCAAAGGGAGAATCAGAAATCCATGGTAACCTTGAGGGCCATCAAAAGTCATAGACACCGTGCACAGCTTTCCGatttttctagtctttttctTGCTCCTTCCACTACTTTCCCCCCAGTTTGGTCCCCTAAGATTTAGAACTACTAGTAGGGTGACCAGTCCTATTAGCTGAGTTTGCATTGAGCTGAGGGATTCTTCAAGGAACGTGGGACTTTTAGTGTTGACATTGAGAAAGTCTGCTGAAAACCAGGACAAGTTGGTAACCCTAATCCCAGCGGTGCTCATTTTGTGCCTCAGCATCCAGGGCCTTCTGAATTAAAGAAGCAGCCAGGCAAAGTATCAGCTTGTCTTGGCCTAGAAGCCCAGACCTGATAATTCAGAAGAAAAGGGAACGGATAAGTTCTGCTCTCAACTGTGTATAAAGGGAAAAAACCCACCATGTATATTTCGACAATGCTCATGGAAGAAATTCAGAAGTGGTCATTTTTAGGTTAGGGTAAATTCAGAAAAATGACAGAGTCAGGAAAACATTATCCCAGAGGTCAAGAATGACTCGAGCTCTGCCTACTGAACTCTTCCTTGTGCCAGTCTTGCTAATTTTATCTTCAGGGAGAGTTTTCATTAGAAAATACCATTaagggtcaggcgcggtggctcatgcctatattcccagcactttgggaggttaaggcgggtgaataccttgaggccaggagtttgagaccagcctggccaacatggtgaaaccctgtctttactaaaaatacaaaacgtagccCTGTCTGGTGGtgcacgcttataatcccagctactcaggaggctgaggcatgaggatcatttgaacccaggaggtggaggttgcagtgagctgagattacaccaccacacttcagcctctgtctcaaaaacaaaaatagactattaacattttttagttgtgagaagatataaaaatttccatcttaaccattttacgTATATAATTCAGTCACGtcaaagtacattcacattgtcatgcaaccatcaccaccatccatcttcagaaccCTTTTCATCTTGCACAGTCTAAATCCTTTGCTCATTAAATAGCTCCCTATTCCCTTCCTCCCCACAGCCTCTGGCAGTCACCAtcctactttttgtctctatgaatttgactgctctGAGTACCTCATATGACTGATATcagacagtatttgtctttttgtgactggctcaaGAGAAACACATTTTAGATGACTGGTTGGAATTAGGAGCAGGTGGAACCACAACTGGCCCAGGCCTctcatctttttctcctttttccctgtTCCACAAATACAACAGCTGTGGACACGTGGTCTCATCTCTGCGGTCCCTAACACAGTGGTTATCAACCTTGTTTACATATTAGAATCCCCTGGGAAAGTTTTCAAACTACTCTTGCCTGTACCAGATTCCAGGCTAATTATGTCAGAATCTCAGAGAGTGAGGGCTTACCTATGCATCGTTTACAAAACACCCTAGGCATCTCAAATTTGCAGTGGAAATTGCTGTCCACAGCAAGTTGATGAGCTGAAATGTGGAATAACAGTGGGTAAATCAAAAGAGTTTAAAGCAGATGGTCTTTAAGGtctttttatattagaaaatgtgCAAAGTCATGTAGTATCTTTCTAATTCTCACCCAGCAGTGGTTGAGTGGATTCACCTACACCCGAGGGGAGCTGGGCGGACAGTCTCTGGAGTGTTGCTCCCCCTGCAGTTCAGTTATATGTTACGACCACCCCACTTTAGAACCCTCTTAGTCACCCAGGTAGGCGCTGGACATTGTCATTCCCCTGTCACGTGCAGTCAACAAATACTTACAAAGATGGGTCacctttcctttaaaaacacGCAAGCCAAGAGATAATGATAATTGTGTTCATTCCATTGACTTCTAAAGACCGTGagatttctaaataattttaaggCCGAATGAAGGACATTGCAGGAATATTGATTCCAGCTCCGTACAAGAAATAGTTTTCTGCAGTGAGAGTGGTTTAATAGAATGAGGAGCCTTGTGAAAGTGATTCCTTTGGTTCTAGTGCTACACACTTGTATTTGGAATATTGACTTTAATGAATGCCGGAGGATAAGATTCGCAAAGTAGAAGAAACTAGACTGACTTATGAGGCCCTTCTAACTCCAAAATGCCATGAGTTTAAAGCCAGATAGTAGAAGAACGACGTAAGATGCAGGAATGACTTCTGAACTGAGAAATGCAGCAGCTCCAGAGTTCTGATTATTTCAGCTTTCAACCACTTCCCAAAGACTGAGTTATTAACTGTAAAATAGCCAAAAATGAACACAAGTGGGTCTTGTTATCAAGAAAATTTATTATAGTACATAAGAATCAGAACTTCTAAAGAAGATTAATTAGGGAGTTGATTATTTGCATTGCAGAATAATTCCTGACTTCATGAAATCATTTTTGGATACTAGAGTTCCTGTGAGCATTTTAGTATGGATTTATAGGTCACCAGTCACTTAGCCAAAGTGCTTGGGAGAGTAAAATCTTAACCCTAAAGAGCTAATCACCACTCTTTAgtgcttatttggaaataataaacATCTGATATGTTTGTATTTCCTTATTGTCattagaaaaacaatataatttcACTACAGGTGTTTAGACATGCcatcagaaaacacaaaacatcCAAAAATTCAATGCAGAAATAACTACAATTTGAGTACTATAATATGTCAAAAATATCGttgcatttaatcctcaaataATCCTTGTAAAGCAATATTATTATCTCAGCTTGGTGAAGTAATTTATTCAGGAGCAACAAATGACGTACAACCCAAATCTTTCTGATTCTTTCCCTTACACCAAGTTACCCCAATCAACATCACTTAGAACAAACTTGCTCACAAACAGCTTGGAGACCATGTGTGTTTGGGTTAATTTTTGCCCTTAATATATTTTCAGTATGTGTTGCCAGTGTTTAAATGTTAGATTTCACATAAAAGCCTGGATGTCCTGGCTGTCTCAAAGAATCAGAAGGTCTGGAAGCCCAGTCCCTGCAGTCCTGATGGTGACAGGCTGGGTGGGTCCTACCTCAGCAGGGGCTTGAGTTCTGTAGATTGTGCTGGTTCCCACCCGTCTGTGTTGCATTCCCCAAAGGAAAGCGAGTGTCATCGGGGATTTATCCCCTCCCATCCAGCCCTCATTGCTTACGTTGTTATCTACCTGACACCTGTTGTCACTGCATTTGCAACCCCAAATAAACTCTCTCTTCCACTTCCCTTGGCCAAATTCAGATCCCAAATGCTCTGGTTCTGTACGTCTCCAAGTAATTTTTGCATTGTTCTCATTTCCCAAGAGTAGTTGGGCTTAAGGAAAATTCATCATAAAATTCTTCTGCACAGAAGTAGTTCTATGACATTGTTTCCTCTCCTGTTGGGGAGTTTTTGCCTCTGCACTTAATAGCccttcttgttttcatttcttcccgCTCCTGGAGGGCCAGGTTTGGTGTTACTGGTGATGGTGGGGGAGGAAGAAATGCCTTCAAGTCATCTCTGGGATGACTAATGAGCTATGACCAGCAAGCTGGGACCACTGAGCTGGTGGAATGGCCTTAGTGAGTAACAGACTGCAGTGATGTGTCAGCTTTCTTCTGGCCCAGGAACAGTCAAATCTTTTATATTTCAGCGGCCTGGTTCCCAATAGACCCTGCAGGCCCTACAGGTCATCTTCCCAAGCTGCCCCTTGCTCCATACCACCCCCTTCCACCCCAAAATATTATAGAAGGACACCTAGCCAGACAAAATGATACAACTTAATTTTATTAGGACATGGCTGGTGGGCACTGGAGTGGCACCTTCCGGAGCCAGGAGAGGCACTGGCAAGGGGTCACAGGATGCCACACGGGCACCTAGAAGCCACAGCTGCCCTCCACAGAGCGGCACTGCACCATGCGCAGGAATGTCTCGACCTTGTTCATGTCCTTCCTGAAACAGTGGAGCAGCCAGTAGTTCTTGAGCAGTGTGTCATCATTGTGCGAGTTTGTGTCAAACGTGCTGTAGGTCTGCTTGAAGATCTGCCCAGTCCGGGGGCTACCATCTTCCAGCCTCTGCAaagtgaaggaagagaaggagaggccAAGTGCTTGGTCACTGTTCCCTCcctgtctcattcattcattttcctccctcccctccaagGGAGAAAGGCCTGGAGGATTCACCAGGGGAAATGAAGAATAAGGTGAGTTCTCTTGGGTCAGTGCCTGACTGCTAAAAAGAGGGCAGCAGTGTTTCTCTCCCCCAGCCCGCGAAGCCAGTGAGGTTccagggttggggacccctggcgCCACCCTCACCCCCATCAGCGTTTGGATGCCTTCCTCTAGGCTTTTTAGGAGGTCATAGACGTCGCTGTCTGAGGTGCCATACACCAGCCTGTTGGCAAACACACTCCTGAGGAACTGCACGGGCTCCAGCCAGGACTGGATGAGCAGTAGGGAGATGTGGAGCAGCTCTAGGTTCTGCAGGGGAAGGACGGGAAGTGGCTGTGCTGCCCGTGGCTCTGACCACAGGCCTCCCCCATCCCCGCCTGGGGGAGAAGGCATCCACTCACGGATTTCTGTTGTGTTTCCTCCATGTTGGAGGGTGTGGGAATAGACTCTGAGAAGCAGAGGGAGGTCTGGGGGTTCCGCAGGAATGAATACTTCTGTTGCTTTGGGATATAGGCTTCTTCCTAGGAGGAGGACCCCGCCACCAAGAAGGACTGCCGGTTTCTATGCTGGAGACCAGCTCCCATTGTTACTTTTCTGGGAACCTCACTCAGCATATGCTCATCTTCCTGCATTTTCGCTTCAGAAAACAACCCTGAACTCCTTAGTCTCCTCCCATGACTTCCCAGGGGGGAAAGTCACCCCTTCTTGCCACCCCAGACGCGCACCCATTCCCCAAGAGCTTACAAACTCCTGGTAGGTGTCAAAGGCCAGCCGGTGCAGGCGATAGGCGTGGATCATAGCGTTGTCAAAAAGCCTGGATAAGGGTACGCTTGGGACCCTACCAGCCTCttgaagccaaggcaggcagaggagggCAAAAGCCAGGAGCAGGGACGTCTGGGAGCCTGGGGAGAAACC
This genomic interval carries:
- the LOC135967886 gene encoding somatotropin-like; this translates as MAAEAYIPKQQKYSFLRNPQTSLCFSESIPTPSNMEETQQKSNLELLHISLLLIQSWLEPVQFLRSVFANRLVYGTSDSDVYDLLKSLEEGIQTLMGRLEDGSPRTGQIFKQTYSTFDTNSHNDDTLLKNYWLLHCFRKDMNKVETFLRMVQCRSVEGSCGF